From the Ramlibacter agri genome, the window ACGAGGAAACGCGGACCATCATGGAGCTGCAGAGCGAGCGGCTCTATGGCGAGACCAAGACCCTGCTCGCGCGCCAGAAGCCGCTGACCGAGCACCTGGCGGGCAAGCTGATGGATGCGGGCGAGATGAGCCTGAAGGGAGCGCTGTTCGAGATCCGCTCCTTCGAGGCGGCCTGCTTCAGTTTCGATTCGAAGGTGGGACTCAACGGCGCGTCCAGCGCGGAGCCGACACCCGACGCGGCCGCTTAGGCCGTCTTTCAGAGGAGTCGATGGGGCGGCCTGCGAGCCGCCCCTTTTTTTTGCAATCCGTTACCGGATGGCGGCCTGGCTTACTTCTTGGGAGCAGGCTTGGCAGCCGGTGCCGCGGGAGCAGCCGCTGCGGGGGCGCCGCCAGCCGCACCGCCGGAGCCGGTGGCCGGCTGCACGCCCAGGCGCTTGGCAATGGACTCGTCCAGCACGCGCAGGTGCGAGCCGACGTCCGCCCGCACGTCCGGCACCAGCTTGGCGAGCAGCACGCGCTGCATGTCGCCGCCCATGGTCTGGAATTTCTGGTAAACGGGCGATTCCATCATCGTGACGACCTGCTTGAGCTCGTCTTCGGTGAACTTCTCCTCCAGCATCGCGCCGACGGTGGCCGGGGCCAGCTTGATCGCCTTGTCACGGACGACCGGGAAGGTGTCGTTCATGTACTTGTCGGCATCCTGCTGCAGGCCCTTGCCGATGGCTTCGCGCTTGTCCTGCGGCACCTGCTGCTGCACGTAGTCGAGCGCGCCGGCGATCAGCTCGTTGGCGGGCTGCTTGACCAGGTCGCGCGCCATCGCCTCGATGCCGGCCTGCTGCAGCTTCAGGATCTTGGCCGACAGTTCCTTCTTGGCGGGCGTGGACTGGGCTTGCGCCAGGGTGCAGGCGGCGGCGAGCGTGAGGAGGACGAAAGATTTCTTCAACATCGGCGCATCTTAAACGTTGCGGCTGACGGCTCCCTAACCCACGTTCCTACAGCTGGCGCTACCGCGAGCGCACGCCATGGCGCTGCCTTGTCTTGCCGCGCCTGGACGCCGCCTTGCCTATTCTGGAAGCATCGGCAAGGAGGAACTGACCATGTCCGAAGACAGCAACAAGAGCGGCGCCGAGCAGCTGCTGATCCACCTGGAACCCGAATGGGAGCGCCGCAACTGGTGCAACTGGCTCAGTTGCAGCGAAGCGGAACTCGAGCACGCGGTCACCTACGTCGGCCACGACCCGGACAACGTCCGGCGCTTCCTGCGGCAGGCGCGCATCTAGAAGTACACGCGGGACGGATGCCGCGCGCGGCACGCGCGCGAGCATGATTTACACGGAGAGGGGTTACGGCTTGTGACTGCCTCTCGCGAATCGCCGCGCTGCGTTCTAGACTCCTTGTTACATGGAAGAAAGCACGCTCCGTCTCGACGAGGCCACTGCCCGCCAGCTGGTGCTGGTGCGTGCCATCGACGACGTGGACACGCAGGGCAAGCTGCTGAGCGAGGTGGAGCGCGAGCAGCTGGAACGCGATGCCCTGGAGGCGAGCCGGCGCGCTTCGCCCGCGGCCGACCTGGACCTCGCGCAGTACCTCCAGCAGCGCGCACGCAAGGTGCTGGCAGCGGTGGAGAACCGCCATCCGCAACTGGCCGCCCTGCAGGATCCCGAGCCCTGGCGCGCCTGGCTGCTCTGGGTGCTGCCGCTGGCCGCGGCGATCGGCGGCGCGGCGCTGGACCGCATCGACAACCCGCAGAAGGTGAACATGCTGTCGCCGCCGCTGCTGGGCGTACTGGCCTGGAACGTCGGCATGTACCTGCTGCTGCTCGCCTGCGCGTTCGCGCCGCCCGCCTGGCAGGGCGCCCGCGTACTCGCACTGCTGCAGCGCTGGTTCGCCGGCCTGCCCGGGCACGGGCGGCGCACGGGGCGGCTGCGCATCGACGTCTCCGCGCGCTTCCACCAGCAATGGCTGCAGGCCACCGCGCGCCAGCAGCTCCTGTGGTTCAAGCAGCTGCTGCACCTGACGGCCGCCGGCTGGGGGGGCGGCTTGGCGGTGTCCATCGTGCTGGGCGGGCTGGTGCGCCAGTACCGCGTGGGTTGGGAAAGCACCCTGCTGGACCTTCCGCAGGTGCACGCGGTCCTGAGCACGCTGTTCGCGCCGGTCGTGGGCCTGCTGCCCTTCCAGGCCTTCAGCGCGGCGGACCTGCAGCGCATGGCCTTCAGCTCGGGCGCGGCCATCGGCGTCGAGGAGGCGCGGCGCTGGGTGTGGATGTATCTCGCGCTGCTCGGCGTGGTGGTGCTGGTGCCGCGCACGCTGCTGGCGGGCTGGGCGGCTTGGCGCCGGCGCCGCCTCGGGCGCGCCGTGCGCATCGACCTGCGCGATCCCTACTACGTCGAGGTGCTGGCGCGCGTGAGCCCGGCGCGGGTGACGCTCGGCGTGCTGGCACGCCCGGGCCGCGGGCGCGCGCTGCTGCAGCGCCTGCTGCAGGAAGCCGCGGAGCGGGGCGGCCGCGGCGCGGGGCCGCGCACCGTGCTCACCACGCCCAAGGGCGACGTGCTGCGCGTGTTCGACATCCCGCCGGACTACCAGCCGCCGCAGGGCCCCGCCGCGCGGCCGCTGGAGGGCGCCAGCGCGGCGCAGGCCTGGCTGCAGGACCTGCTGGGCCGCTTCAAGGGAGCGCGCCAAGTCGCGACTCGCGACGACGAACTGCAGGCCAGCCTGGCCGACACCGACTTCGTGCTGCTGCTGCCGGCCGACGTCGGCGACCTGGAACAGGCCACGCGCCTGCTGCACTGGGTGGCGCAGCCGGCGCTGGTGCTGGCCGACGCGCACGGCGACGAGCAGGTGCTGCAGGACTACCGGGCCGCAGTGCAGCGCCTGGGCCTGGCCGCCGAGGTGCTGGACCTGGACCAGGCCGCCGGCCACTGGGTGCGCGAGGAGCGGCTGCTGGAGGCGATCGGCGCGCACCTGGCCACCAGCAAGCGGGCCGGCTTCGCCCGCGTCGCCGCGGCCTGGGCCGAACGCAACGAGCGCCGCTTCGACGAGGCCATGCGGCAGCTGGCCGCCTTGCTGGTGCACGCCGCGCGCGAGCACGAGGAGGTGGGCGCGGCGCCAGTGAACCTGCGCCAGCTGGTGGACGCCGGCGAGCGCGAAGCGGGCCAGCGCGCCCGCGATGCCGCGGCGCAGGCTCTTCTGCTGCGCGTGCATGCGGAGGAGACGGCGACCTTGGCGGAGCTGATGCGGCTGCACAAGCTGGAGGCGCCGGCCGCGCCGGTGCCGGCCGCGCGCATGGAGCAGGGCTTCGTGGTGCAGCACGCGGTCGACGCGCCGCAGGCCGGCATGGCGGGCGCGGCCAGCGGCGCCGCGCTGGGCGCGGGCATCGACGTGATGACGGGCGGCCTGTCGCTGGGCATGGCCGCGGCGCTGGGCGCGGTCATCGGCGGCGGCGCGGCCTGGGTCGCGGCGGCCTGGAAGAACCGCGCAGCGCCGGCCGGCCAGTCGCTCGTGCAATTGAGCGAAGACATGTTGCTGACACTGGCCGAAAGCGCGCTGGCCGGCTACCTGGCGGTGGCGCACCGCGAAGGCGGCACGCGGCCCGAGGCGCCGGCGGCCTGGCGTGGTGAGGTGGTGGCTGCGGTCGCGGCGCGGCGCCAGGAACTCGCGCCGCTGTGGCTGCAGGCACGCACGGCGCGCGAAGAGGAAGGCGTGGTGCGCGAATTGGCGCAGGTGCTGGGCAGCGTCACGCGCGGGCTGCTCGCGCGTGTGAACTAGGCCTTCTGCTGCGAAGCAGCGCGCAGGAGCTCTTCCACCGCCGTCAATTCAGCCGGCTTCGTCAGGTGCCGGTCGAAGCCCGCGTCGCGCGTGCGATCGCGGTCCTCCTGCGTGCCCCAGCCGGTCAGCGCGACCAGCATCGCCCGTTCGCCCGCAGGCATGGCGCGCAGGCGGCGTGCCACGTCGTAGCCGCTGACGTCCGGCAGGCCGATGTCGAGGAACACCACGTCGGGGCGGAACTCCGGCGCGACGGCCAGCGCCTCCTGGCCGGTGTGGGCGATGTGGGCCGCGTGGCCTTCCATCTCCATCAGCACGCCCAGGCTCTCGGCCGCGTCCGCGTTGTCGTCCACCACCAGCACCCGCAACTGGCCAAGCTTGCCGCCTCGCGACGCTGGTGCTTCGCCGCCGCCGGTTGCCTGCGGCTTCGCCAGCGGCAAGCGCACGGTGAAGGTGCTTCCCTTGCCGCGCCCGGCGCTGGACGCGCCGACGCTGCCGCCGTGCAGCGCCACCAGGCTTTGCACCAGCGACAGCCCGATGCCGAGACCGCCGCCCTGGGGCCGGCCTTCGTTGCTGGGCACCTGCGCGAACATCTCGAACACCTTGCCCAGCGCCGCCGGTTCGATGCCGATGCCGGTGTCCGTCACCGACACCACCGCTTCGCCGCCTTCGCGCCAGGCCTTCAGCGCGATCGCGCCGCACTCGGGCGTGTACTTGGCCGCGTTGTTCAGGAGGTTGCTCACCACCTGCGCGATGCGGGTCGGGTCCGCGTCCATCGGCAACGGCTCGGCGGGCAGGTCCACCGACAGCTTGTGGCCGGCGTTCTCGATCAGCGAGCCGCTGGTCTCCACCGCCGTGGACACCACGTCCCGCAGGTCCATGGACTGGCGCCGCAACTCCACCTTGCCGGTGCTGATGCGCGCCACGTCCAGCAGGTCGTCCACCAGGTGCACCATGTGCTGGATCTGGCGCTCCATCATCTGCCGCGTCTTCTCCAGCATCTCCGGCTTGCCGGCGCCCATGCGCATCAGGTGCAGCCCGTTGGACAAGGGCGCCAGCGGGTTGCGCAGCTCGTGGGCGAGCGTCGCGAGGAATTCGGTCTTGCGCTTGTTCGCCTCGGCCAGCTGGTCGGCCAGGCGCCGCAGGTCCTGCTCCGCCAGCAGCCGCTGCGTGATGTCCGAGAACAGCACCGCGACCAGGTCGGCGCCGCCGCCGCGCAGCCGCGTGGCGTAGATGTCGAACCAGCGGTTCATGATGCGGTCTTCCTGCACGAAGCGCGTGGCTTCGCCGGTGCGCGCCACGCGGTCGTAGACCTCGAAGCGCTGCCCCTCGTAGCCGGGCAGCAGCTCGCACATCGTGTGGCCCACCGGGTTCTGCAGGCCGGTGTGCATGCAGAAGGCCTCGTTGGCCTCCTCGTAAAGGAAGTCGTGCACCTTGCCGTCCGGGCCGCGCAGCAGCTTGACCACGCAGAAGCCCTCGTCGATCGACTCGAACAGCGCCCGGTAGCGCTCCTCCTTCACTTCCAGCCGCTGCTCGAAGTCGCGCCGCTCGCGCGCGCGCAGTTCCTCCTTGCTGCGATAGAGCTCGACGAACACGCCGACCTTGGCCTTCAGCACCTCGGTGCGCAGCGGTTTGGCGAGGAAGTCGACCGCGCCCAGCGCGTAGGCCGAAAGCATGGCGTCGTCGGG encodes:
- a CDS encoding DUF3606 domain-containing protein — translated: MSEDSNKSGAEQLLIHLEPEWERRNWCNWLSCSEAELEHAVTYVGHDPDNVRRFLRQARI
- a CDS encoding DUF3482 domain-containing protein — protein: MEESTLRLDEATARQLVLVRAIDDVDTQGKLLSEVEREQLERDALEASRRASPAADLDLAQYLQQRARKVLAAVENRHPQLAALQDPEPWRAWLLWVLPLAAAIGGAALDRIDNPQKVNMLSPPLLGVLAWNVGMYLLLLACAFAPPAWQGARVLALLQRWFAGLPGHGRRTGRLRIDVSARFHQQWLQATARQQLLWFKQLLHLTAAGWGGGLAVSIVLGGLVRQYRVGWESTLLDLPQVHAVLSTLFAPVVGLLPFQAFSAADLQRMAFSSGAAIGVEEARRWVWMYLALLGVVVLVPRTLLAGWAAWRRRRLGRAVRIDLRDPYYVEVLARVSPARVTLGVLARPGRGRALLQRLLQEAAERGGRGAGPRTVLTTPKGDVLRVFDIPPDYQPPQGPAARPLEGASAAQAWLQDLLGRFKGARQVATRDDELQASLADTDFVLLLPADVGDLEQATRLLHWVAQPALVLADAHGDEQVLQDYRAAVQRLGLAAEVLDLDQAAGHWVREERLLEAIGAHLATSKRAGFARVAAAWAERNERRFDEAMRQLAALLVHAAREHEEVGAAPVNLRQLVDAGEREAGQRARDAAAQALLLRVHAEETATLAELMRLHKLEAPAAPVPAARMEQGFVVQHAVDAPQAGMAGAASGAALGAGIDVMTGGLSLGMAAALGAVIGGGAAWVAAAWKNRAAPAGQSLVQLSEDMLLTLAESALAGYLAVAHREGGTRPEAPAAWRGEVVAAVAARRQELAPLWLQARTAREEEGVVRELAQVLGSVTRGLLARVN
- a CDS encoding response regulator; the protein is MPHTTVPANVLLVDDQPANLLALEAALDTLGVNLVRAESGLEALAALERQDFAAVLLDVRMPGMDGFEVARQIRARPRSRFTPILFVTAGDDPDDAMLSAYALGAVDFLAKPLRTEVLKAKVGVFVELYRSKEELRARERRDFEQRLEVKEERYRALFESIDEGFCVVKLLRGPDGKVHDFLYEEANEAFCMHTGLQNPVGHTMCELLPGYEGQRFEVYDRVARTGEATRFVQEDRIMNRWFDIYATRLRGGGADLVAVLFSDITQRLLAEQDLRRLADQLAEANKRKTEFLATLAHELRNPLAPLSNGLHLMRMGAGKPEMLEKTRQMMERQIQHMVHLVDDLLDVARISTGKVELRRQSMDLRDVVSTAVETSGSLIENAGHKLSVDLPAEPLPMDADPTRIAQVVSNLLNNAAKYTPECGAIALKAWREGGEAVVSVTDTGIGIEPAALGKVFEMFAQVPSNEGRPQGGGLGIGLSLVQSLVALHGGSVGASSAGRGKGSTFTVRLPLAKPQATGGGEAPASRGGKLGQLRVLVVDDNADAAESLGVLMEMEGHAAHIAHTGQEALAVAPEFRPDVVFLDIGLPDVSGYDVARRLRAMPAGERAMLVALTGWGTQEDRDRTRDAGFDRHLTKPAELTAVEELLRAASQQKA